In Pseudomonadota bacterium, the genomic stretch AGTCGATGACCGTTGCGCCGTCCGCATCAACCCGCAAGGCCGGCGCCTTGCCGCTCGGGTTGGCCGAGCGCATTGCCTCGCTCTGCGGCTGTTCCGGCTCCAGTGTGTAGGGCACGCCGAGTTCCTCGAGCGTCCAGAGCACGCGGAAACTGCGGTTCAGCGGGTTGCCAATCAGGGTGTACACGGCGACCTCCTCTTCGAACACCCGGACATGGTACCGAATCGGCCCTGCGGAAGTGGGGGCACCCTGCCGCTACCCGGGTATGAACCGCATGATTCCCTGGCTGCTGTTGGCCCTTAGCCACAGCGTCTCCGGCGCCGAGCTGTTCGGCGTGCCGCTCGGCACAGCCGACAAGGGCAGCCTCGGCTTCGCGGCACAGCGGGCCGGTGCCACCTTGCTGCAAACCGAGCGCAACCAGGTGTTCGAGGTGTTCGACAGCCGCGCGGTGCTCGACGTGAGCTTCAAACTCTACCTCGGCTTTGACGTCCAAACCGGCAAGTTCGGCTTCGCCGAGTACCACATCCACCGCATTGGCCACCGCACCATGCTGGCGCGCCTGACCGCGAAGTACGGCGAACCCACGCTGGAGACCGGCGAATTCTCATTTGACGAACGCCAGCGATGGCAAGTCAATGGCATCGAGATCTCGTTACAGAAGGCCCGCGGCTGCCTGTGCTCGCAACTCATCTACAGCGAACCCGCCACCCACGCAATCGTGCGCCAACAACACGAGCAGGTACAACGCCAACGCGCCGAAGAGGCGTTGGAGCCCCTCCAGAAAGCCTACTGACGCGCCCCGACCCGGTTAGGAGGACCCGGTCAGGAGGACGCGGTCAGCCCGACGCGGTCACCACGATGTCGCGGCGGTGCGCACGGTGTCGGTGTTCCCAGACGAAAATGCCTTGCCAGGTGCCAAGCAGCAGCTCGCCGCCGCCGATCGGTACCGTCAAAGCCGTCTGGGTCAGCGCACTGCGGGTGTGCGCCGGCATGTCGTCCGGCCCTTCACAGGTGTGTACGTTGGCCGGGTCGCCGTCGGGTGCGAGCCGCGCAAACGCGGTTTCGAGATCGACTTGCACATCCGGGTCGGCGTTCTCGGTGATCAGCAACGACGCGCTGGTGTGCCGAATGAAGACCGAGCACAGGCCGGTCTGCACCCCGCTCTGCCGCACCACGCCTTGCACGTCGCGGCTGATTTCCACGAGACCCCGCCCCCGCGTACTGCACTGTAGTTGCGCCTGAAACATCGGTGATTGCAAACACCTGAGTGAGCGCCCACCATGCCCCGCCGGACCCCACCACACAAGGCCCATGCAGGCAGACAAGCTGGTCACCCGAGACGGCCGCTCGCTCGCCGCCCATCGATTCCCCGCCGCTGGCACGCAGCGCGCGGTTGTCGTTTTGGCACCGGCCATGGGCGTGCCGCAAGCGTTCTACGCACCCTTCGCAGGTTGGTTGAGTCGACGGGGTTTCACCGTGTTGAGCTTCGACTACCGCGGCATGGGCCTCTCGCGCACAGAGCCTTTGCGTGCAGAGACCGCCGATGTGCTGACCTGGGGCCAGGTGGATTGCAGTGCGGCACTCGACCACGCAGCGTGGCTTGCCGGTGACGCACCGGTGCTCTGGATCGGCCACAGTGTCGGCGGCCAGCTCATCCCGTTCATGCGCGAACCCAACCGTCTCGCTGGCGCACTGCTGGTCGCGGCCGGCAGCGGCTACTGGCGAGACAACGCGCCGCCGCTGAAACGCCGCATCCGCGCGATGTGGTGGGGCCTGGTGCCGGTGTTGACGCCGTTGTTCGGGTTTTTCCCAGGCGCGCGTATCGGCGCGGTTGGCGACTTGCCGCGGGGCGTGATCTGGCAGTGGCGGGCGTGGTGTCTGGACCCGAACTACGCAGTCGGGGCAATCGGCGAACAGGCTGCAGACGCGTTTGCCGCCGTCCGCGTGCCGCTGCACGCCCTGTACTTTGCCGACGACGAATTCCTCTCTCGCCGTTCGATCGAATCGCTCAACGCGCAGTACGTGAATGCACCACTGCGGTTCGACGTGATCGAGCCGAAGGCGGTCGGCGAGACGCGCTGCGGTCACCTCGCGGTGTTCCGCCCCCGTTTCGAAAAGACGATCTGGGAGTCCTGCTTCGGGCCCGCCCTGACCCACCTGGTCGACAGCAAAACCGCTGATGAAATCCCCTGATTCATACGCCGCCGGACACGCCAAAACCTTGAAAAGGCAGAAATTACCCCCATAGTTAAAAGCAAGGCGTGGCCACACCGGCCGCGCACGGTTTCAGGGGGTCGTGATGGTCATCGAAGGGTTCTCCACATTCACGCTGGTGCTGCTGGTGCTGGCGGGCTCGGTCGTCTGGGCGAGCTACCAGATCGTACCCCAGGGTCAGGAACACACGGTCGAACGGCTCGGCCGCTACATCCGTACCTTGACACCGGGCTTGCATTTCATCATCCCCTTCGTCGACCGGGTGTCGAACAAGGTCAGCATGATGGAAACCGTGCGCGACGTGCCGTCCCAGGAAATCATCACGCGCGACAACGCCATGGTGAAGGTCGACGGCGTGGTCTACTTCCAGGTGCTCGACGCAGCCCGCGCCTCGTATGAAGTCACCAATCGCGAGGGGGCCATCATCAACCTGACCACCACCAACATCCGGACGGTGATGGGCAGCATGGACCTCGATGACCTGCTCTCCAACCGCAACACGATCAACGAGCGGCTGCTGCGCGTGGTCGACGAGGCGACGCAGCCCTGGGGTGTCAAGGTCACCCGTATCGAGATCAAGGACATCGAGCCGCCACGTGACCTGGTCGACTCGATGGCACGTCAGATGAAGGCCGAGCGCGAGAAGCGCGCGTCCATCCTCGAAGCCCAGGGTGAGCGTGAGTCGCAGATCCTGCGCGCCGAAGGTGAAAAGCAGGCTGCAATTCTGCAGGCCGAGGGCGAACGCGAGGCCGCCTTTCGCGAGGCCGAGGCGCGCGAGCGCGCTGCCGAGGCCGAAGCCCGCGCAACCGAAGTGGTGTCCGAGGCGGTCGCCAAGGGCGATGTGCAGGCACTCAACTACTTCGTCGCCCAGAACTACGTGACAGCCTTGCAGAAGATTGCCGGTGCCGACCAGCAGCGCACGGTGTTCATGCCACTCGAGTCAAGCAACCTGATCGGCGCAATCGGTGGCATCGCGGAACTCGCCAAGGACGCCGGTATCGCGACGCCGTCAGCCGCCGCAGCAAACCGCGCGCCGTCGCCGCCCACACCGCCGCGAGGAGCCTGACCGTGGACGTGGTCGGCTGGCTCGACTCGCTCGAGTTCTGGCACTGGATGGTGTTTGGCGTGGCGCTGCTGGTGATCGAGCTCGGCATTGTCGGCACCGTGTTTCTGCTCTGGTTGGCGGCTGCGGCCATCATCACCGGCCTCGGCCTGCTGGTCGCGCCAAACCTCGCCTGGCAGTTCCAGGTGCTGCTGTTTTCGGTGGTGGCAGTGGTGACCTTGCTCGCCACCCGCGCCTGGCTCAAGCGCCGTCCGATCCAGACCGACCGGCCGGCCCTGAACCGACGCGGCACGGCGTACATCGGGCGGCGGTTCACCCTCAGTCGCCCGATCGAGAATGGCCGCGGCGAACTCACCATCGACGACACGCTCTGGCGGATCGCCGGGCCCGATCTGCCGGCCGGTGCCGAGGTGGAGGTGTCGGACGTGGAGGGCACCCGCCTTCGGGTGGCCGCCGCCGGCGGCGGCTGACGCTCAGCCGGCGCCTTGTTGACGGATCGCGGCGCCGAGGTCGGCGTCGCGGCTCAGCACCGCCATGCGGTGGCGCACCGACGACACCAACCGGTCTGTGTCGAAGTCCTCGAGTGCCACATCGCGCTCGTTGCCGAGTGCTTCCTCGATCGCCGTCAGCGCGAGACCGGACGCCCGCAGACGGTCGCGGGCGTTGACCAGGGCCTGTTTGAGCAGGCACTCGATCTGGATGCGGTCGATCGACACGTCGTTGACGTCGCGGCTCATCGAATTCGGCAGCGAATCGATCGCCGCGGCCAGTCGCGCACCCACCCGCTGAATGTTGGCGTGCAACAGGGCGACGCGGTCGGCCAGCGGCTCGACCGGGCCGTCATCAGGCTCGAACAGCGCCTGAAACTGATCGAGGCACGCAAGGCACTCGCCGATGCCGTCATCGATGGTGTCCGCGTGAGCGGACACCATCTCCGCCATGCCCGAGATGTCCTGTGCTGCACTGTGCAGGCCACGGCCGGAGTGGTCCACGCGCGCCGCGCCGAGCATGGCATTCCACGCGATCAAGCGGGTCTGGTACGCCGTCGCCAAGATATCGTCCACGCAGACGAGGTTCGGCGACACACGGTCGGCCAGGGCATTGACCAGTTCACTCAATCGCACGACGAGCACACACTGCAGCGCGACGACACCGCCGCTGCTTGTGTATCGACGTCGAGCTTGTGCCCCTTTAGTGCGGCGCCCCGTCAGCCGAGCCGATCAGCCGCCGCCGCCCCGGCGCGCACGGAAAAAAGCCTGAATCAGTTCCCGTGCGCGCGCCGCTTCGACACCCGCAATCACCTCGACCGTGTGGTTGTGCAGCGCGGGGCCGAGCAGTGAAAACGCGCTCTCGACCGCACCGGTGCGCGGTTCGACCGTGCCGTACACGAGGGTCGCGATGCGCGCGTGAACCAGCGCGCCCACGCACATGGCACACGGCTCGACCGTCACGTAGAGGGTGCAACCCGGCAAGCGGTAGTTGCCCAGTGCGCTGGCCGCCGCACGCAGGGCCACCACCTCGGCGTGCGCGGTCGGGTCACAGCGTTCGATCGGCGCGTTGCTGCCGCGGCCGACGACCGCCCCCGCCTGCACCACCACGGCACCGACCGGCACCTCGCCCTGCGTCGCCGCCCGTTCAGCGAGGTCCAACGCCTCGTGCATGAACCGACGGTGGGTTTCGAGGTCCGACATGGCAGGGCGTTGGCCGTGTTTGGGGGGATGATCCTGGCGCGGCTGCGCCCGGCGGTGCATGGTAGCAAGCCACACCGCGCACCACAGTCACCGCGCCGGAGCGCCCGCCATGCTGACCCGCAGAACCTTGGTACTCGGCCTCGCCGCCGCCCTCCCGATCGCGGCTGCGACCGCGACACCGGCCACCTTGAGCGTCACGGACGCCCGCCAGGCAGCCCTCGACGGCGACATCCTGCTGATCGATATCCGCACGCCAGCCGAGTGGCAGGCGTCCGGTGTCGCCGACGTGGCCCACCCGCTCTCGATGAT encodes the following:
- a CDS encoding secondary thiamine-phosphate synthase enzyme YjbQ, which produces MFQAQLQCSTRGRGLVEISRDVQGVVRQSGVQTGLCSVFIRHTSASLLITENADPDVQVDLETAFARLAPDGDPANVHTCEGPDDMPAHTRSALTQTALTVPIGGGELLLGTWQGIFVWEHRHRAHRRDIVVTASG
- a CDS encoding alpha/beta fold hydrolase is translated as MQADKLVTRDGRSLAAHRFPAAGTQRAVVVLAPAMGVPQAFYAPFAGWLSRRGFTVLSFDYRGMGLSRTEPLRAETADVLTWGQVDCSAALDHAAWLAGDAPVLWIGHSVGGQLIPFMREPNRLAGALLVAAGSGYWRDNAPPLKRRIRAMWWGLVPVLTPLFGFFPGARIGAVGDLPRGVIWQWRAWCLDPNYAVGAIGEQAADAFAAVRVPLHALYFADDEFLSRRSIESLNAQYVNAPLRFDVIEPKAVGETRCGHLAVFRPRFEKTIWESCFGPALTHLVDSKTADEIP
- a CDS encoding SPFH domain-containing protein; translation: MVIEGFSTFTLVLLVLAGSVVWASYQIVPQGQEHTVERLGRYIRTLTPGLHFIIPFVDRVSNKVSMMETVRDVPSQEIITRDNAMVKVDGVVYFQVLDAARASYEVTNREGAIINLTTTNIRTVMGSMDLDDLLSNRNTINERLLRVVDEATQPWGVKVTRIEIKDIEPPRDLVDSMARQMKAEREKRASILEAQGERESQILRAEGEKQAAILQAEGEREAAFREAEARERAAEAEARATEVVSEAVAKGDVQALNYFVAQNYVTALQKIAGADQQRTVFMPLESSNLIGAIGGIAELAKDAGIATPSAAAANRAPSPPTPPRGA
- a CDS encoding NfeD family protein encodes the protein MDVVGWLDSLEFWHWMVFGVALLVIELGIVGTVFLLWLAAAAIITGLGLLVAPNLAWQFQVLLFSVVAVVTLLATRAWLKRRPIQTDRPALNRRGTAYIGRRFTLSRPIENGRGELTIDDTLWRIAGPDLPAGAEVEVSDVEGTRLRVAAAGGG
- the tadA gene encoding tRNA adenosine(34) deaminase TadA, with product MSDLETHRRFMHEALDLAERAATQGEVPVGAVVVQAGAVVGRGSNAPIERCDPTAHAEVVALRAAASALGNYRLPGCTLYVTVEPCAMCVGALVHARIATLVYGTVEPRTGAVESAFSLLGPALHNHTVEVIAGVEAARARELIQAFFRARRGGGG